In the Mesorhizobium sp. NBSH29 genome, ATATCGCGATCCGAATCGCCGCCGAGCAAGTCATGCGCCTTCTGACGACGGTTCTCCGTTGCGGCCGGCGTAGACGCCGCTGGCGCCGAATCTGGCGCGACGACGAACCATGCGATCATCAGGACGACGACGACCAGCGCGCCGGCGCTCAGCGCCATGACTACG is a window encoding:
- the trbK gene encoding entry exclusion protein TrbK — encoded protein: MSRIVVMALSAGALVVVVLMIAWFVVAPDSAPAASTPAATENRRQKAHDLLGGDSDRDISGGQEMKPRW